From Nicotiana tabacum cultivar K326 chromosome 15, ASM71507v2, whole genome shotgun sequence, the proteins below share one genomic window:
- the LOC107798359 gene encoding DCD domain-containing protein NRP-B, with protein MENSQSSFYQFSDKLRLQTTNLAKLSSNDSIWSNNYVSKKPEERRNFDIRVGGELINSVISSNIPTKNLNSDYNLFSNKGVYTNPLNFSYSSSSKGSSENNNNNNNNNIVLNSKGVMKKSGKFGYEVENGYFVNKFGKKNNNKINRESNYKDENKNIGVEKRFKTLPASESLPRNETVGGYIFVCNNDTMHENLKRELFGLPPRYRDSVRQITPGLPLFLYNYSTHQLHGIFEAASFGGSNIDPTAWEDKKNPGESRFPAQVRVVTRKICEPLEEDSFRPILHHYDGPKFRLELNIPEAISLLDIFAEKNILNSLFN; from the exons ATGGAGAATTCTCAATCATCTTTCTATCAATTCAGTGATAAGCTTCGTTTACAAACAACCAACTTAGCAAAATTGTCTTCAAATGATTCAATTTGGAGCAACAATTATGTATCAAAAAAGCctgaagaaagaagaaactttgatATTAGAGTTGGTGGTGAGCTTATAAATTCTGTTATTAGTTCTAATATTCCAACAAAAAATCTCAATTCAGATTACAATCTCTTTAGCAATAAAGGGGTTTACACAAACCCTTTGAATTTCAGTTACAGTAGTAGTAGTAAGGGTAGTAgtgaaaataacaataacaataacaataacaatattgTTTTGAATTCAAAAGGGGTTATGAAGAAAAGTGGAAAATTTGGTTATGAGGTTGAAAATGGCTATTTTGTAAATAAATTTGgcaagaaaaataataacaagATTAATAGAGAGAGTAATTACAAGGATGAGAATAAGAATATTGGTGTAGAGAAGAGGTTCAAGACATTGCCAGCATCAGAGTCATTACCAAGAAATGAAACAGTTGGTGGATATATTTTTGTTTGCAACAATGATACTATGCATGAGAATCTCAAAAGGGAGCTCTTTG GCTTGCCGCCTCGTTACAGGGATTCAGTTCGCCAAATAACACCCGGCTTGCCTCTTTTCCTCTACAACTACTCAACCCACCAGCTTCATGGGATATTTGAG GCTGCGAGCTTTGGTGGGTCCAATATTGATCCTACAGCGTGGGAGGACAAGAAGAACCCTGGTGAATCGCGCTTTCCTGCTCAA GTGCGCGTTGTGACAAGGAAAATTTGTGAACCACTTGAAGAGGACTCATTCAGGCCAATCCTTCACCATTACGACGGTCCTAAGTTCCGCCTTGAATTAAACATTCCAGAG GCCATCTCTCTCCTGGACATTTTTGCAGAGAAAAATATACTGAATAGTTTGTTCAATTGA
- the LOC107798356 gene encoding uncharacterized protein LOC107798356 translates to MEDSGNLDEEMLQLQDVEVEVRLDDEFAQRPHRTLDFNKVDSSQSIQDKIAKFNHLSPRGVQDDHVVNILEDTEQQVTVSISHHMGSTPFHLTAMYAKCKAYLRQQLWTKFREIADIIQGSWGVVGDFNVITNSIKKKGGYYGAMYTWSDNRGAPKTIWKRLDRLLINMEWLDEFSKTTVEHLARAFGDIYEEPKRLEKQINELEAMHVADTTPAHRVELNEAKAKYILYLKIQEEVLRQETKAQWLNEGDKNTSYFHSVIKERRKILCIQKIQDDEGQWREGDKKIAEAAISHFHKIFNHGEASNDFSALEYVLLQN, encoded by the exons ATGGAGGATTCAGGGAACCTAGATGAAGAGATGCTACAGTTACAAGACGTAGAAGTTGAGGTCAGATTAGATGATGAGTTCGCTCAAAGACCTCATAGAACACTGGATTTTAATAAAGTAGATTCTTCACAGAGTATACAAGATAAGATAGCAAAGTTTAACCATTTATCTCCCAGAGGAGTACAAG ACGATCATGTGGTTAACATATTGGAAGATACTGAACAACAGGTGACCGTTTCAATCAGCCATCATATGGGCTCTACACCATTTCATTTGACAGCCATGTATGCAAAATGCAAGGCCTATTTGAGACAACAACTCTGGACAAAATTCAGAGAAATAGCGGACATAATACAGGGATCATGGGGAGTggttggtgacttcaacgtgatcACTAACTCTATAAAGAAGAAAGGTG GGTATTATGGAGCAATGTACACATGGAGTGACAATAGAGGAGCCCCTAAAACTATATGGAAGAGGCTTGACAGGCTTCTAATTAATATGGAATGGTTGGATGAATTCTCAAAAACTACTGTGGAGCATCTAGCTAGA GCATTTGGTGACATTTATGAAGAACCAAAGAGGCTGGAGAAACAGATAAATGAATTGGAAGCAATGCACGTAGCTGATACCACACCTGCTCACAGAGTAGAATTGAATGAAGCAAAGGCTAAGTATATCCTATATCTAAAGATTCAGGAAGAAGTACTGCGACAGGAAACAAAGGCACAATGGCTTAATGAAGGGGACAAAAATACATCATATTTTCATAGTGTcataaaagaaagaaggaaaatattatgCATACAGAAGATACAAGATGATGAGGGACAATGGAGGGAAGGTGATAAGAAAATTGCAGAAGCGGCCATAAGTCATTTTCACAAGATTTTTAATCATGGTGAGGCTTCAAATGACTTCTCTGCACTAGAATATGTGTTACTTCAAAACTAA
- the LOC107798358 gene encoding 3-oxoacyl-[acyl-carrier-protein] synthase I, chloroplastic-like, with amino-acid sequence MTSITGTCSSALILKQRESGTYLFQYNGLRAIESMQMPVESNSWKPKAVKCGRIKAMASAPKREKDPKKRIVISGMGLVSVFGSDIDNFYNKLLEGQSGITLIDRFDASNYSVRFAGQIRDFSSVGYIDGKNDRRLDDCWRYCLVAGKKALNDANLGQEVLETMDKTRIGVLVGTGMGGLTAFSSGVESLVQKGYKKISPFFIPYSITNMGSALLAIDTGLMGPNYSISTACATANYCFYAAANHIRRGEADIMVAGGTEAAIMPTGVGGFIACRALSQRNDEPHKASRPWDKNRDGFVMGEGSGVLVMESLEHALKRGANIIAEYLGGAVTCDAHHMTDPRSDGLGVSSCITKSLEDSGVSLEEVNYINAHATSTLAGDLAEVNAIKKVFKDTSEIKMNGTKSMIGHGLGAAGGLEAIATIKAITTGWLHPTINQYDLEPQVTIDTVPNVKKQHEVNVGISNSFGFGGHNSVVVFAPYNP; translated from the exons ATGACTAGTATTACTGGTACTTGTTCTTCTGCTTTAATTTTGAAGCAGAGAGAATCAGGAACTTATTTGTTTCAATACAATGGGCTTAGAGCAATTGAAAGTATGCAAATGCCAGTGGAGTCTAATTCCTGGAAACCAAAAG CTGTAAAATGTGGAAGAATCAAGGCCATGGCTTCAGCTCCCAAAAGAGAAAAGGACCCAAAGAAAAGGATTGTCATAAGTGGAATGGGCCTTGTTTCAGTCTTTGGAAGTGATATCGACAATTTCTATAATAAACTTCTCGAGGGACAGAGTGGAATCACTTTGATCGACAGATTTGATGCCTCAAATTACTCTGTTAGGTTTGCAGGACAGATTCGTGATTTCTCATCCGTAGGCTACATAGACGGGAAGAATGATCGTCGTCTAGATGATTGTTGGAGGTATTGTCTCGTTGCTGGCAAGAAAGCCCTTAATGATGCCAATCTTGGTCAAGAAGTTCTTGAAACT ATGGACAAAACAAGAATCGGTGTCTTAGTTGGGACCGGGATGGGAGGATTAACAGCTTTCAGCAGTGGAGTGGAATCCTTAGTTCAGAAAGGATACAAGAAAATCAGTCCATTTTTCATCCCTTACTCTATCACCAATATGGGATCAGCATTGTTAGCTATAGATACAGGACTAATGGGACCTAATTACTCCATTTCAACGGCTTGTGCAACCGCAAACTACTGCTTCTATGCGGCTGCAAATCACATTAGAAGGGGTGAAGCAGATATTATGGTAGCAGGTGGGACGGAAGCTGCAATCATGCCTACTGGTGTTGGCGGCTTCATAGCTTGTCGTGCCTTATCTCAAAGAAATGACGAACCACACAAGGCGTCAAGGCCGTGGGACAAGAATCGTGATGGTTTTGTCATGGGCGAAGGTTCTGGTGTCCTG GTAATGGAAAGTCTGGAGCACGCGTTGAAAAGAGGTGCTAATATTATAGCAGAATACTTGGGAGGTGCTGTCACTTGTGATGCTCATCACATGACTGATCCTCGTTCCGATGGGCTTGGGGTTTCATCTTGCATAACCAAAAGTTTGGAAGATTCGGGCGTTTCCCTTGAAGAG GTGAATTACATTAATGCACATGCAACATCAACCCTTGCTGGAGATTTGGCAGAGGTCAATGCGATCAAGAAAGTCTTTAAGGATACTTCAGAGATTAAGATGAACGGAACAAAG TCAATGATTGGGCATGGACTCGGGGCTGCTGGTGGACTAGAAGCGATTGCAACGATCAAAGCAATAACAACAGGGTGGCTACATCCAACTATTAACCAATAT GATTTGGAACCTCAGGTTACAATTGACACTGTACCGAATGTGAAGAAACAACATGAAGTGAATGTTG GTATTTCCAActcatttggatttggaggtcatAATTCAGTGGTTGTTTTCGCGCCTTACAACCCTTAA